From a region of the Campylobacter showae genome:
- a CDS encoding pyridoxal phosphate-dependent aminotransferase, producing MLSKRVQVLGESLTIEISTKAKEMKARGEDVISFGAGEPDFDTPEIIKNEVKSALDKGCGKYTAVAGTPEVREAVAAKLKRDNNLNYAPNQIITNVGAKHSLFNVFQALIDEGDEVIVPSPYWVSYPEMVKFSGGNPVFIETSEKTGFKITPEQLKAAITPRTKILVLNSPCNPTGAIYSRKELEALGEVLKGTKIIVASDEMYEKLNYEGEFVATAAVSEDMFNRTITINGLSKCGAMPGWRFGYMASPFKELNAAVNKLQSQSTSNINSLTQAGAIPALLGKADEDITYMKGEFKKRRDLGVEMINAIPGLSVLKPDGAFYLFINCSEVEPDSMKFCKELLEKAKVAVVPGVGFGMDGYFRLSFATDLDSIKKGIERIGEFVKSYKK from the coding sequence ATGCTATCAAAAAGAGTTCAGGTACTAGGCGAGAGCCTAACCATCGAAATCAGCACCAAGGCAAAAGAGATGAAAGCCCGCGGCGAGGACGTAATCAGTTTTGGCGCGGGCGAACCGGACTTTGACACGCCCGAGATCATCAAAAATGAAGTAAAATCCGCCCTAGATAAAGGCTGCGGCAAATACACAGCCGTAGCGGGTACGCCCGAGGTGAGAGAGGCGGTCGCCGCAAAGCTAAAGCGCGACAACAACCTAAACTACGCGCCTAATCAAATCATCACCAACGTCGGTGCCAAGCACTCGCTTTTTAACGTATTTCAGGCGCTAATCGACGAGGGCGACGAGGTCATCGTGCCGAGTCCGTACTGGGTGAGCTACCCGGAGATGGTCAAATTTAGCGGCGGTAATCCAGTTTTTATCGAAACTAGCGAAAAGACCGGCTTTAAAATCACTCCCGAGCAGCTAAAAGCGGCGATCACTCCTAGAACTAAAATTTTAGTATTAAACAGCCCTTGCAACCCGACGGGCGCGATATATAGCCGCAAAGAGCTGGAGGCGCTGGGCGAAGTGCTAAAAGGCACGAAAATCATCGTAGCTAGCGACGAAATGTACGAAAAGCTAAACTACGAGGGCGAATTCGTCGCGACTGCGGCGGTGAGCGAGGATATGTTTAACCGCACGATCACGATAAACGGCCTAAGCAAGTGCGGCGCGATGCCGGGTTGGAGATTTGGCTACATGGCTAGCCCGTTTAAAGAGCTAAACGCCGCGGTAAACAAGCTACAAAGCCAAAGCACGAGCAACATAAACTCCCTAACGCAAGCCGGCGCCATCCCTGCGCTACTCGGCAAAGCCGACGAGGATATCACGTATATGAAGGGCGAGTTTAAAAAGCGCCGCGATCTAGGCGTTGAGATGATAAACGCTATACCAGGACTTAGCGTGCTTAAGCCCGACGGCGCGTTTTATCTTTTCATCAACTGCTCCGAGGTTGAGCCTGATAGTATGAAATTTTGCAAAGAGCTGCTAGAAAAAGCTAAGGTTGCCGTGGTGCCGGGCGTGGGATTTGGTATGGATGGATACTTTAGGCTATCTTTTGCGACCGATCTAGATAGTATCAAAAAAGGTATCGAGCGTATCGGCGAATTTGTAAAAAGCTATAAAAAATAG